One window from the genome of Diorhabda sublineata isolate icDioSubl1.1 chromosome 10, icDioSubl1.1, whole genome shotgun sequence encodes:
- the LOC130449289 gene encoding zinc finger protein 346-like — protein MLSTLYLMVYSVAVEMSGEIHNRIEELPQNFSNQKTISDDDLTDKENRDESKTRIQSLSCEICKVKVTSSKIFQRHLDGRKHKLRAERQGKIFKCELCDIIANSEIQLEIHLRSARHKAKLHKKEHPHFSLFASYTSKTSILMFFCFICIILNLFLLFK, from the exons ATGCTATCGACTTTATATTTAATGGTATATTCGGTAGCCGTCGAAATGTCTGGGGAAATTCATAATCGTATTGAAGAATTaccacaaaatttttcaaatcaaaaaactATCAGTGACGACGATTTAACAGACAAAGAAAATAGAGATGAATCGAAAACACGAATTCAG TCTTTATCCTGTGAAATCTGTAAAGTTAAGGTAAccagttcaaaaatatttcaaaggcATCTTGATGGAAGAAAACATAAATTAAGGGCGGAACGCCAAGGAAAGATCTTTAAATGTGAGCTTTGTGATATTATAGCCAATAGcgaaattcaattagaaataCACCTTCGAA gtGCACGACATAAAGCGAAATTACATAAAAAGGAACATCCTCATTTTAGTTTATTCGCTTCGTATACTTCTAAGACATCTATTCTaatgtttttctgttttatttgtataattttaaatttattcttgttatttaaatag